Proteins co-encoded in one Medicago truncatula cultivar Jemalong A17 chromosome 8, MtrunA17r5.0-ANR, whole genome shotgun sequence genomic window:
- the LOC25500632 gene encoding CBL-interacting serine/threonine-protein kinase 9, translated as MMSNKVPPRPRTRVGKYEMGKTIGEGSFAKVKLAKNVENGDYVAIKILDRNHVLKHNMMDQLKREISAMKIINHPNVIKIFEVMASKTKIYIVLELVNGGELFDKIATHGRLKEDEARSYFQQLINAVDYCHSRGVYHRDLKPENLLLDTNGVLKVSDFGLSTYSQQEDELLRTACGTPNYVAPEVLNDRGYVGSSSDIWSCGVILFVLMAGYLPFDEPNLIALYRKIGRADFKCPSWFSPEAKKLLTSILNPNPLTRIKIPEILEDEWFRKGYKPACFTEEEDVNVDDVAAAFNDSRENLVTETKEKPVSMNAFELISRSESFNLDNLFEREKGVVKRETHFTSQRPANEIMSKIEEAAKPLGFNVHKRNYKMKLQGDKSGRKGHLSVATEVFEVAPSLHMVELRKTRGDTLEFHKFYKTFSSGLQDIVWNTDKK; from the exons ATGATGAGTAATAAGGTACCACCAAGACCTCGTACTAGAGTTGGGAAGTACGAGATGGGAAAAACAATTGGTGAAGGAAGTTTTGCTAAGGTGAAGTTGGCTAAGAATGTTGAAAATGGAGATTATGTTGCCATCAAAATTCTTGATCGTAATCATGTACTCAAACACAATATGATGGATCAG CTGAAGAGAGAAATTTCAGCTATGAAGATCATTAATCATCCAAACgttatcaaaatatttgag GTGATGGCAAGCAAAACAAAGATTTACATTGTTTTGGAGTTGGTTAATGGAGGAGAACTATTTGACAAAATT GCAACACATGGGAGACTTAAAGAGGATGAAGCAAGAAGTTATTTCCAACAACTAATCAATGCAGTTGATTACTGCCATAGTAGAGGAGTGTATCACAGAGATTTGAAG CCAGAGAATCTTCTTTTAGATACAAATGGTGTTCTTAAAGTTTCAGATTTTGGATTAAGTACATACTCACAGCAG GAGGATGAACTTCTCCGCACGGCATGTGGAACACCGAATTACGTTGCTCCTGAG GTGCTTAATGATAGAGGTTATGTTGGTTCTTCATCTGATATTTGGTCATGTGGAGTCATTCTCTTTGTACTTATGGCCGGGTACTTGCCGTTCGATGAGCCAAATCTAATTGCACTGTATAGAAAA ATTGGTAGAGCTGATTTCAAATGTCCGTCTTGGTTTTCGCCCGAGGCAAAGAAACTGCTCACGTCTATACTTAACCCGAACCCTCTAACG AGAATAAAGATTCCTGAAATCTTGGAAGATGAATGGTTTAGAAAAGGATACAAGCCGGCATGTTTTACCGAGGAAGAGGATGTCAATGTGGATGATGTTGCTGCAGCTTTCAATGATTCTAGG GAAAATCTCGTGACCGAGACCAAAGAGAAACCGGTGTCAATGAATGCTTTTGAGCTTATTTCTAGATCGGAAAGCTTCAATCTTGACAATTTGTTTGAGAGGGAAAAG GGGGTTGTAAAGCGCGAAACACATTTCACTTCGCAGCGTCCTGCAAATGAAATTATGTCTAAGATTGAGGAGGCTGCCAAACCTCTCGGATTTAATGTTCACAAGCGCAATTACAAG ATGAAGCTGCAGGGTGATAAAAGTGGAAGGAAGGGTCACCTTTCAGTGGCTACTGAG GTTTTCGAAGTGGCTCCTTCCTTGCATATGGTGGAGCTGCGAAAGACACGCGGCGACACACTAGAGTTTCACAAG TTCTACAAAACCTTTTCATCAGGGTTGCAAGACATAGTGTGGAACActgacaaaaaataa